From Mariprofundus sp. NF, the proteins below share one genomic window:
- the rplM gene encoding 50S ribosomal protein L13: MRTWTVRPGDIERKWYIVDANDLILGRLATQVATVLRGKHRPQYSPEADCGDHVIIINAEKIAVTGNKESAKTYYRHTRYAGGLKSITLEKQREKFPERILELAVKGMMPKGPLGRAMLKKLKVYAGSDHPHAAQQPEVMKLN, from the coding sequence ATGCGTACTTGGACTGTTCGCCCCGGCGATATTGAACGCAAATGGTATATTGTAGATGCCAATGATCTTATTCTGGGCCGTCTGGCTACTCAGGTAGCAACCGTTCTGCGCGGCAAGCATCGTCCGCAGTACTCGCCCGAAGCTGACTGTGGTGACCATGTTATCATTATCAACGCTGAAAAAATTGCTGTTACCGGCAATAAAGAGAGCGCCAAAACCTATTATCGCCACACCCGTTATGCCGGCGGTCTGAAAAGCATCACGCTGGAAAAACAGCGCGAGAAATTCCCGGAGCGTATTCTTGAGTTGGCTGTTAAAGGTATGATGCCAAAGGGTCCTTTGGGCCGCGCTATGCTGAAAAAACTGAAGGTTTACGCTGGCAGCGATCATCCGCATGCCGCTCAGCAACCTGAAGTAATGAAACTGAATTAA
- a CDS encoding ion transporter, with amino-acid sequence MHIKDLKEHDDHHLHLTGLRKVLNELLFDTRTLAGRITNWSMLALIMIVVIGSMVNTVEAYNAQWGEQIHEFERWVLYAFALEYVLRVYSARNRKHYILSFNGVVDLITVLPLFVVGDSFVLVRLLRLARVIRVAISFPVVRSLFASLRGSLKLLMGVLGTIGLISVMVGNMIYILEPETYSNAFEGTWWSLVTMSTVGYGDFVPQTAVGKMLAASLIMSGICMFAMVTAVISVKVGRMINHSAKCSSCKHGIAPDYLFCPHCATAQEGAQPEVFEEDDA; translated from the coding sequence ATGCATATCAAGGATCTGAAGGAACATGATGACCATCACCTGCACCTGACGGGGCTGCGCAAAGTGCTCAATGAGCTGCTTTTTGATACGCGTACGCTGGCCGGGCGCATCACCAACTGGAGCATGCTTGCTCTGATTATGATTGTGGTGATTGGCTCCATGGTTAACACTGTTGAAGCCTATAATGCGCAGTGGGGTGAGCAGATTCATGAGTTTGAGCGCTGGGTGCTCTACGCCTTTGCACTTGAATATGTGTTGCGGGTTTATTCGGCGCGCAACCGTAAGCATTACATACTCAGTTTTAACGGTGTTGTAGATCTGATTACGGTGTTGCCACTGTTTGTTGTGGGTGACTCATTTGTGTTGGTGCGTCTGCTGCGTCTGGCACGTGTGATCAGGGTGGCGATCTCATTCCCCGTTGTTCGTTCCCTGTTTGCCTCACTCAGAGGTTCACTGAAGCTGCTTATGGGTGTACTGGGAACTATCGGCCTGATCTCTGTGATGGTAGGCAATATGATCTATATCCTTGAGCCGGAGACTTACTCCAACGCATTTGAAGGAACATGGTGGTCGCTGGTGACCATGAGTACGGTGGGTTACGGTGATTTTGTCCCGCAAACTGCAGTCGGCAAAATGTTGGCGGCAAGCCTGATCATGTCCGGTATCTGTATGTTTGCGATGGTGACGGCGGTGATTTCTGTGAAAGTGGGTCGAATGATTAATCATTCTGCCAAGTGCAGCTCCTGTAAACACGGTATAGCACCGGATTATCTCTTCTGCCCACACTGTGCTACTGCGCAGGAAGGGGCTCAACCAGAGGTTTTCGAAGAGGATGACGCCTGA
- the guaB gene encoding IMP dehydrogenase: protein MNEQMLGEGLTFDDVLLVPQASSVMPRGVDTSAQLTKKIRLNIPVVSAAMDTVTESGTAIALAQEGGIGVIHKNMTPDEQAAEVRRVKRFEAGVVQEPLTVSPETTLAQMHALAAEHGFSGFPVLDNDGKVCGIITNRDIRFERDPNSKVKDMMTPRERLVSVEHGVDLDTCKDLFRLHRIEKLPVVDAAGRLQGMVTVRDIEKSSANPNAVRDDLGRLLAAAAIGVGDAEMQRFEALYAAGVDAIIVDTAHGHSQGVIEQVREIKRLYGDKIQVVGGNIATAEAVRDLADAGADAVKVGIGPGSICTTRIVAGVGVPQLTAVMQCAVAGREVGVPIIADGGIKFSGDFAKAMAAGAATCMFGSMFAGTEEAPGDKILYQGRTYKAYRGMGSIGAMKQGSKDRYFQGDVDEAMKLVPEGIEGRVAYKGALTDILHQLVGGLRASMGYTGAASIDEMHKRAKFVRITGAGLRESHVHDVTITEEAPNYRFES from the coding sequence ATGAATGAGCAGATGCTGGGTGAGGGACTAACCTTTGACGATGTGCTGCTGGTGCCACAGGCAAGCAGCGTCATGCCACGCGGGGTTGATACCTCTGCACAACTAACCAAAAAGATCCGTCTGAACATTCCGGTGGTTTCAGCTGCCATGGATACCGTAACCGAATCGGGCACAGCCATTGCGCTGGCTCAGGAGGGCGGCATCGGTGTTATTCATAAAAACATGACACCTGATGAACAGGCCGCCGAAGTCAGGCGTGTGAAACGTTTTGAAGCAGGTGTGGTGCAGGAGCCTTTGACAGTAAGCCCTGAGACGACTCTGGCACAGATGCATGCGCTGGCTGCAGAGCACGGCTTCTCAGGTTTCCCGGTATTGGATAACGACGGCAAGGTGTGTGGTATTATCACCAACCGTGATATCCGTTTTGAACGTGACCCTAATAGTAAAGTTAAAGATATGATGACCCCGCGTGAGCGGCTGGTCTCTGTTGAACATGGTGTTGATCTTGATACCTGTAAGGATCTGTTCCGTCTGCACCGCATTGAAAAGCTGCCGGTCGTGGATGCTGCAGGGCGTCTGCAGGGTATGGTGACCGTACGCGATATCGAAAAATCTTCAGCCAATCCTAATGCCGTACGTGATGATCTTGGTCGTCTGCTGGCAGCTGCTGCAATCGGTGTTGGTGATGCTGAGATGCAGCGCTTTGAAGCGCTGTATGCGGCAGGCGTGGATGCTATTATTGTTGATACTGCCCATGGCCACTCACAGGGTGTGATCGAGCAGGTGCGCGAAATTAAACGCCTGTATGGCGACAAGATTCAGGTGGTTGGTGGCAATATCGCCACAGCTGAAGCTGTGCGTGATCTGGCTGATGCCGGTGCTGATGCAGTGAAGGTCGGTATTGGTCCGGGTTCGATCTGTACAACACGTATCGTTGCAGGTGTGGGTGTGCCACAGCTGACAGCGGTGATGCAGTGTGCTGTTGCCGGCAGAGAGGTGGGTGTTCCGATCATTGCCGATGGTGGCATCAAATTCTCAGGCGACTTTGCCAAGGCGATGGCCGCCGGTGCTGCGACCTGTATGTTCGGTTCGATGTTTGCCGGTACTGAAGAGGCACCTGGCGACAAGATTCTCTATCAGGGCCGTACCTATAAAGCTTATCGTGGCATGGGTTCGATTGGCGCCATGAAACAGGGCAGTAAAGATCGCTATTTCCAGGGTGATGTGGATGAAGCGATGAAGCTGGTTCCCGAAGGTATTGAGGGTCGTGTGGCTTATAAGGGTGCACTGACTGATATATTGCATCAGCTTGTTGGTGGTCTGCGCGCATCCATGGGTTACACCGGTGCTGCCAGCATCGATGAGATGCACAAGCGTGCCAAGTTCGTTCGCATTACAGGCGCAGGCCTGCGCGAATCGCATGTGCATGATGTAACGATCACCGAAGAGGCTCCGAACTACCGTTTCGAATCCTGA